Proteins encoded by one window of Microplitis demolitor isolate Queensland-Clemson2020A chromosome 6, iyMicDemo2.1a, whole genome shotgun sequence:
- the LOC103579843 gene encoding dnaJ homolog subfamily C member 10 — protein sequence MVQQILLLLLLILNRSFCDDYYELLGLKRTANEKEIRQAFKKIAVNLHPDKNPDDPEAHPKFLKYTTAYEVLKDPELRKKYDLYGEEGLNNDQFGRQNYHSWSYYQDNFGIYDDDPQVVTLNTNDYDDNVVNSEKIWMINFYSPMCSHCHHLAPDWRRIAKDFEGIVRVGAVNCEDDWRLCRRLNIQAYPTLLYYPKNSHHGTRYTSKKTYEKISEFIMEHLDVSIEKITSTKWKKLIKLLDENNNDHYNNDKPLLVFTCGKERNCFENEEQLKITAMFDNIIDTGIFECSKNSCNKLLETTGAVFINNIKNNDKKHFILFNDLNNIDEFVHDILDELPEPQDISNDYFNDIKKNLEKNDNENGWLVCFYIGHATDLDLQLKKLPSIITDVNLGKVNCGKYSSLCSNLNINRYPMWGVIKPGGAFELSHGKSTINDVAKFAENSIKAQNVAALSADKIISILKRQNGKEVWFLDWYAPWCPPCMQFLPELRKASMQFKKSVVQFGTIDCTVHADICRRYNIRSYPTAMLINGTTTTQFTNQKTAAGIIEFLNEVVNPTVIKLNKDNYYKTVGRKDDTTLWVIDYFAPWCGPCQQLAPEWTIVAKNLHLLDNVKVASVDCDANGDLCRELGVRSYPTIRLYPFGSVGLNQVALFNGQRDSTALMQWITNFFPTKIKNFDEEKLRKNIFNKKSKSKNKKDYWLIDYYAPWCGHCQKLEPQFAIAAQLLKNNSIGFGKFNCDTFGSECNQLGIQAYPTLMLYTPENKRSGIEITSQNAQDIKNNILNLINKNSKLHDEL from the exons at ggttcagcaaattttattattattattattaatattaaatcgtTCGTTTTGTGATgattattatgaattattggGTTTAAAACGAACAGCgaatgaaaaagaaataagacaagcatttaaaaaaattgctgttAATTTACATCCTGATAAAAATCCT GATGATCCAGAAGCTcatccaaaatttttaaaatatacgaCAGCATATGAAGTTCTAAAAGATCCAGAATTGcgtaaaaaatatgacttgTACGGAGAAGAAGGTCTCAATAATGATCAATTTGGTCGACAAAATTATCACTCTTGGAGCTATTACCAAGATAATTTTGGAATTTACGACGACGATCCTCAAGTGGTCACGCTCAATACCAATGATTATG atgaCAATGTTgtaaatagtgaaaaaatatggatgattaatttttattcgccAATGTGTAGTCATTGTCATCATTTAGCGCCTGATTGGCGACGAATTGCCAAAGATTTTGAAGGTATTGTACGTGTTGGTGCTGTTAATTGTGAAGATGATTGGCGATTATGTCGTCGTCTTAATATACAGGCATATCcaacattattatattatcctaaa aaTTCTCATCATGGTACGAGATATACTAgtaaaaaaacttatgaaaaaatatcagaatTTATAATGGAACATCTTGATGTtagcattgaaaaaataacatcaactaaatggaaaaaattaattaaattattagatgaaaataataatgatcattataataatgataaaccATTACTAGTATTTACATGTGGAAAGGAACGTAATTGTTTTGAGAATGAggagcaattaaaaataactgccatgttt gataatattattgatacaGGTATTTTCGAATGTAGTAAAAATAGTTGtaacaaattattagaaaCAACTGGCgcagtatttataaataacattaaaaataatgataaaaaacattttatcttatttaatgatttaaataatattgatgaaTTTGTTCATGATATTTTGGATGAGTTACCAGAGCCACAGGATATaagtaatgattattttaat gatatcaaaaaaaatttagaaaaaaatgataatgagaATGGATGGTTGGTGTGTTTTTACATTGGCCATGCAACAGACTTAGATTtgcaattgaaaaaattaccgaGTATAATAACCGACGTTAATTTAGGAAAAGTCAATTGCGGTAAATATAGTTCACTAtgcagtaatttaaatataaatagatatcCAATGTGGGGAGTTATAAAACCTGGTGGTGCTTTTGAATTAAGTCATGGTAAAAGTACAATAAATGATGTCGCCAAGTTTGCTGAAAATAGTATTAAAGCACAAAATGTTGCGGCATTAAGtgctgataaaataatttcaatacttAAAAGACAAAacg GAAAGGAAGTTTGGTTCTTAGATTGGTACGCACCATGGTGTCCACCATGCATGCAATTTTTACCAGAATTACGTAAAGCGTCAAtgcaattcaaaaaatcagtTGTACAATTCGGTACAATAGACTGCACAGTACACGCTGATATTTGTAGACGATACAATATTCGTTCATATCCAACGGCAATGTTAATAAATGGGACGACAACAACTCAATTTACTAATCAGAAAACAGCTGCTggtattattgaatttttgaatgaagTTGTTAATCCTAcag tgattaaattaaataaagacaaTTATTATAAGACAGTTGGTAGAAAAGATGATACTACATTATGGGTAATCGATTATTTTGCACCCTGGTGCGGACCATGTCAGCAGTTGGCTCCCGAGTGGACGATTGTTGCTAAAAATTTGCATTTATTAGATAATGTTAAGGTTGCGAGTGTTGACTGTGACGCTAATGGAGACTTGTGTCGCGAGTTGGGTGTACGCAGCTATCCTACTATTAGACTTTATCCATTTGGGAGTGTTGGGTTAAATCAAGTTGC acTTTTTAATGGTCAACGAGATTCCACAGCATTGATGCAATGGATAACGAACTTTTTtccaacgaaaataaaaaattttgacgaaGAGAAAttacgtaaaaatatatttaacaaaaagagcaaaagtaaaaataaaaaagattattgGCTGATTGATTACTACGCGCCTTGGTGTGGGCACTGTCAGAAATTGGAGCCGCAGTTTGCTATTGCCGCCcaattgttgaaaaataattcaatcgggtttggtaaatttaattgcGACACATTTGGCTCTGAGTGTAACCAACTGGGTATTCAAGCTTACCCAACTCTCATGCTCTACACTCCTGAAAATAAACGTAGTGGTATTGAAATTACCTCTCAAAACGCTCAggatattaaaaacaatattttgaatctgataaacaaaaattctaaactACACGATGAATTGTAA